TTGTAGGCCTCGGCCACAAACTGGAAGGCACCAAACATGTTCCCATGGTCGGTAATGGCCAACGCAGGCATGCCGTCAGTAATGGCTTTATTGTATAATGAACCGATGGAGGCGGCTCCATCGAGCAGAGAATATTGAGTGTGAACGTGTAAATGGGAAAATTTGCTCATAGTCAGGCGTCAAATTTCGTTGTTCTCAATCGAAAAAAAGCGAATAAGAAATCCACAAAAAGAGCGTTTTAGATAAAACAACGGGTGAAAATTTGTCAGCAGTCCCTCAATAACTATCTTTAACGGATAGACGATTTGGCTCGTTTCTTGCTAAAAAGGGGCTGCGTCGCTATTTTTGCGCCGTTGAAAAATTCCAATACCACCATGACTAGACATTTGCTTACATATCTGTCTGCCATACTACTGCTCACCAGTTGCAGTGCGGTAAAGAATGCGTTTCAGCCAAAACAATCTACAACCGCCTCAACAACAGTTGAAGAAAAAAATGAAGTGCGGCCTGAATATAAACGTGTAGGCAGCACAGGTTCTTCATCTTCAACACGGCAATCAAGTATTTTTCAAACAAAAGATGTTGCTTCTTACAGCTCATCACTCGAATTATTTTCCCTCTCACAATTTAAATATGCCATCCGTTTAGATGTGCCTGTTGAAACTATTCAGAATAAATCTTTATACGAGTTGATCGATAACTGGTGGGGTACACCTTACCGTTTGGGAGGCACTACGCAAAAAGGGATTGACTGCTCTGCTTTTGTACAAACATTAATGATGGGAGTCTTTGCAATGCAGTTACCACGCACAGCCCGTGAGCAGAAAGAAGTAGCTTCATGGATACCAATGGACGATTTGAAAGAAGGTGATCTTATATTTTTTAATACACGTGGGGGAGTATCGCATGTAGGTGTGTACCTGCATAACAATAAGTTTGTGCATGCGTCCACATCGGGAGGGGTTATGATCAGTGATCTGAACGAAACCTACTGGAGCCGGAAACTGCTGGGAGCAGGGCGGGTATTACAAAATAGTTCACCCAAACCATAAGCATTATCTTTGCAAAGAGCTTGGCTTCAACTTAACTTGAAGCCTTTTTTATTTTATGTTGACGAAACGAATTATCCCCTGTTTAGATATAAAAGATGGCCGCACGGTGAAGGGCACCAACTTTGTTGACCTGCGTGATGCAGGTGATCCTGTTGAACTGGGTGCTTTGTATGCCCAGCAAGGCGCCGATGAGCTGGTATTTCTCGATATCACCGCTACGGTTGAGAAGCGCAAAACACTAAGCGAACTCGTAAAGCGTATTGCCCGACATGTCAATATTCCTTTTACGGTTGGTGGTGGCATCAGCACGGTGGAAGATATGAGTGTGTTGCTTAACTCAGGTGCCGATAAAGTGAGCGTAAATACGGCTGCTTTTAAAAATCCTCAACTCATCAATGATATTGCGTTGGCTGCAGGCAGTCAATGTTGTGTATTGGCAATCGATACCAAGAAAGAGGAAGACGGCGAATGGTATGTGTACCTGAATGGTGGACGTACCAAAACCGATATGAAATGTGTGGACTGGGCACGGCAAGGAGTTGATCTGGGAGCAGGTGAGATTCTGCTCACCAGTATGAATAACGATGGCACCAAACAAGGGTTCGCATTGGATATTACCAAGAAACTGTCGGTTGAGTTACCAATTCCGGTAATTGCCAGTGGTGGTGCCGGAACAATGCAGCATTTTGCAGATGTTTTTGAATTGGCTTATGCCGATGCAGGACTGGCAGCCAGTATTTTTCATTTCAAAGAAATTGAAATTGCTGATTTGAAAGCATATTTGAAGGAGAGAAATGTTGCGGTAAGGATTTAGCTTTGCGGAGAAAGACAATAGAGTCATAGATAACACGGATAGTGAAGATGAAACAGATTTAATTTTGATCGGTTGTATCTTTTTAAATCAGCGTCATCAGTGTTTCTATCAAATAAAAATTAAAAAATCAACTACGTTGAAACCAGACTTTTCGAAATACCACGACGGACTGTTACCAGCCATTATCCAGGATTATAAAACCAGTAAAGTATTGATGCTTGGTTTTATGAATAACGATGCATTTATTAAAACGGAAGAAACAGGCAAGGTGACGTTTTACAGCCGCAGCAAACAACGGTTATGGACAAAGGGTGAAGAAAGCGGCAACTTTTTATCAGTAAAACAGGTGTTACTCGATTGTGACCAGGATACATTGCTGATAAAAGCTGAGCCTGCGGGACCAACCTGTCATACCGGTGCAGATACTTGCTGGAGCGAAAAAAATCACAGCGACGACTTTTTATCGTATTTAGAAGAGATCATCGAATTGCGCAGGAAAAGTACCGATGGCAAAAGCTATGTAAAAAGCTTATTCGATAAAGGGATCAATAAAATTGCACAGAAGGTGGGAGAGGAAGCAACCGAAATTATTATTGAAGCAAAAGATAATAACGAGGAGCTTTTCCTAAACGAAGGAGCAGATCTGCTCTTCCATTTTATCGTTTTATTAAGGGCGAAAAATGTTTCTTTGCAGGATGTGATTTACGTACTGAAACAGCGTCATTCGCATGCAGATTAATATGAAGTTTATTGTAACGATATGTTTGTTGATGAGTGCCGCCCTGCAACTGCAGGCACAGCAGGCTTTCCAGATTAAAGGAACGATCAGGGGTGCAAAGGAAAACGCAAAAGTAAGTCTGCGTATGGATGGACAGGATAGTGAAGCAATTGCTGAATCAACCGTTAAGAAAGGAAAGTTTGAACTGAAAGGCAATATTACTGAAACAGCGCTTTATGTGTTAAGCGTTGAAGGTGGTAAGCAGAACCTTGGCATTTTTCTCGATCCATCTGTAGTAACAGTTAATGCGCATGTTGATTCATTGCAGAAAGCTGTAGTGAACGGATCGAAAACAAACTATGAGTTTGTACGTTTCCGTCAGCAGTTCGATCCTTATTTCATGAAGCTCGATGGGTTTGGTAAACAATTGCAGAACCCCGCACTGCAGAGCAAACAGGATTCTATTTATAATCTTGTTCGCAATCTTGTAGCAGAGATCAACACTACTGCTGATACTTATATTCAGAAAAATAATCAATCGCCGGTAACACCTTTGTTACTGTATGTGATCTATAGTGTATTTCAACAGGCTGACGTGTTAGACTCTAATTATGCAAAGCTTTCTGAAGTTGCGCAAAAGAGTTTTTATGGTCGCATGGTGGGTGGTATCGTAAAAGATAATAAGATCGGTGCGGTAGGAACAGAAGCGATCGATTTTACGCAAGCCGATACATCAGGTAATCCAATATCACTGCAATCGTTTCGTGGCAAATATGTATTGGTCGATTTTTGGGCGAGCTGGTGTGGCCCTTGCCGCATGGAGAATCCAAATCTTGTTGCTGCATATAATAAATTCAAAGAAAAGAATTTCACAGTGCTTGGCGTGTCCCTCGATCGAGACCGTACTAAGTGGTTAGAAGCGATTTCACAAGATGGTTTAGCATGGACACATGTTAGTGATCTCAAATTCTGGAGCAACGAAGCAGCACGCATCTATAAGATCACATCTATTCCACAAAATCTGTTGATCGGTCCTGACGGGAAGATCATCGGTAAAAATCTACGTGGAGAAGAACTGCAGGTACGTTTGGAAGAATTGTTCAAATAAAAATAGTATGAATAAATTGTTGTCGATTGTGCTTGTGTTTGCTTTTGTAAATGCAACAGCACAGGAAAAGAAATTTACTGTAAGCGGTACGTTGCCGCCTGCAACGAAAAAGTATAATGTATTGCTGAGCTGGAATAACGGAAATGGTGCAGAAGAAGCGAAAGTTGAAAATGGCAAGTTTACCATAAATGGTGAGATCGATGAGCCGGTGATGGCCACCCTGATGTTACAGGAAGCAAACCCACCTGCAGGTAAAGTATTTGATATGACAGAGTATCGCCGCAACAACCTTACTTTTTTTCTTGATGCAGGAACCATTACGATCGTTTCGAAAACGTGGTTGAGCGAAGCGGAAGTGAAAGGTTCAGCAATTGTAAATGATTATTACAAATACCAGCAGCAAACAAAGTCGTTAAAAGAACTGGAAGATAAGATCGGTGATGTGTATTACAGTTACGGGCAGGCGAAGAACAGAGAAGCTACCAATCAGCTGATGGAGATGTTTAATGTATCGCAGAAACTGTTTGCTGCTGAGCAACTGAAATTTGTTAAGAATAATCCTGCTTCTCCGGTATCGCTGTATATGGTTGAGCAATCATTGGGCATGGATATGGATGCAGCAACTGCAGAGCCAATGTTTGTATTGCTGAGTGAAGGATTGCGTAGTTCTGAAAAGGGAAAACAAATTGCTGAAATGATCAACGTTGGAAAGAAATCCATGGTGGGTGTAGTGGCTGCTGATTTCACACAACCAACTGCTGATGGAAAAAATATTTCACTTTCGTCGCTTCGTGGTAAGTATGTATTGGTTGATTTTTGGGCAAGCTGGTGTGGTCCTTGCCGGGCAGAAAGTCCTAATCTGGTAAAGGCATACGAAAAGTTTAAGCCGAAGAACTTTGAAATTTTTGGTGTATCGCTGGATCAATCGAAAGACAAATGGTTGAAAGCAATTAAAGATGATAAATATACCTGGCCACAGGTTGGCGATATGAAGGGCTGGGAAAATGCAGCATCTCAGCAGTTTGGAATATTAGGTATTCCGTTTAATATGTTGCTTGATCCAAACGGAGTTGTAATAGCAAGGAATTTAAGAGGAGAAGCGTTGGAGAAGAAGCTGGAGGAGATTTTGAAGTAAATTTAGAAGGCACAAGAAAGAAGTCAAGATACAAGGCTCAAACATAAGAAAAGCCGATGTTCGTTTTACGAGCATCGGCTTTTTTGCGCCTTGGTTCTTCTTGAACCTTGTGCCTTGTATCTTACTTCTTCGCTTCTACAGTTGATTTAGGATCAAAGAAGGCTTTACTATAATTCGCTCCCCACATGTCATAGCGTTTGAACTGAACAAGCAAACGTTTTTCAAAGTCAGCTGCATTTCTTTTTTCTTTTGCTGTCCATAATACTTCACTCAATGCAGCCATACGGGGGAAGATCATGTATTCAATTTTGCTGCTGTTGTTCATGTATTCAGTCCACACATTGGCTTGGGCACCACGTACAAATTTTGCTTGTGATTCCGGTAATTCTTTCGGAACGGGTTCGTAGGTATAAACTTTTTGCACTGTTGTAAAACCACCAATTGTTACTGAATCTTCATTCGCTGTTTGCTTATGATCGAAATATACATGACTGCCGGGCGTCATGATCACGTAATGATTTTCTTTTGCGGCAGCAATACCACCTGCTTCACCACGCCAGCTCATTACCTGTGCGTTTGGTGCAAGACCGCCTTCAAGAATTTCATCCCAACCAATAATTGTTTTGCCCTTGGCGTTGAGATATTTTTCTATACGCTGAATAAAATAACTCTGCAGTTCGTGCTCATCTTTCAACTTCAGTTCTTTCATGCGCTTCTGGCAATTGGGACATTGCTTCCAATGAGTTTTTGGACACTCATCGCCACCAATATGCACATATTTCGATGGGAACATAGTGATCACTTCATCCAACACATTTTCAAGAAACTTGAATGTTTCATCTTTACCCGCACAGAACACATCATCAAATACGCCCCATGTTTCCTGTACAAATTTCACACGGCCTTTCTGTGCTTCCTGAACCGTTTTCAACGATACCATATTTAATGGAATCTCTGTTGTACGGTTAGGAAAACAGCTCAACGAAGGATACGCCGCAATAGCCGCACTGCTATGACCGGGTAATTCTATTTCAGGAACAACTTCTACAAAACGGCTTTTTGCATAAGCTACTACTTCTTTTATTTCTTCCTGTGTGTAATAACCGTCATGAGGTTTGTTGTCGTTGCCTTTTCCGGGGTAACGGCCAATGATTGTACCATTACGTTTGCTGCCAATCGTAGTAAGCTCAGGATATTTTTTGATCTCAATGCGCCATCCCTGGTCTTCGGTTAAATGCCAATGAAAAACATTGATCTTATGTAAGGCGAGGTAGTCGATATATTTCTTAATAAAAGAAACCGGCTCGAAGTGACGACCTACATCGAGATGCATACCACGATAATCGAAACGGGCCTTATCGTATATCTGTACGTAAGGAATTGTAGCCGTGCCGTTTTGTAGAACAGGCAATAATTGAATCAATGATTGTACTGCATGAAATGCAGACTCATCAAAATTAGCTTCAATGCGGATTCCGTTCTTGCTTACATTCAAACGATAAGCCAACGCACCACCTGTAGGCATGCGGGTGGAAGAGAAAACAATATCCGCTTTGCCGCCTTTTGCTTTTACTGCTTCAATGTTGTAATACTTTTTTAAGTATTCTGCGAGATAGTTTGTTACAGCATTTGTTCCTTCACCATCCGGAAAATTGCTGCTCCAAGTGATCTTCTGTTTCAAGGTGTACGTTCCTTTCTCAGGTTGTTTCACTTCAAATGGCTGCGGAATAATGTTGATCTCCTGTGCCGAAGCGACTAGCGTACAACACACAAACATGATCGATAAAAACCTTTTCATCTGCTGGTTTGATTTTGTTAAGAGTTATGATAAATGTTTGACTTTATTTTAATACAGGCAACACAATGTTCGACCCGTTCTTTGCATCATGCCAGATTTTTATGGTACTCTTGATGTAATCTTTTGCATTTGCTTCGTAAATATTTACAAATTGTTGCGGGTTACGATCAACTAAAGGGAACCAACTGCTTTGGATCTGTATCATAATACGATGCCCTTTTTTAAATGTGTGTGCCACATCAGGCAATTCAAATTTTACTTTCTCTACTTTGTTAGGAGTAAATGCAGATGGTGTTTCAAAACTGTTCCGGAAACGGCCACGCATTACTTCACCTCGAACCAACATCTGGTAATCGCCCATTGGATAACTGCCACCACCTAATCGACCGGCTGCCGATGTATTGCCCGGATAAGAAAAGTCACTCGGAAATACGTCAATGAGCTTCACAACAAAATCCGCATCAGTTGTTGAGATACTTGTGAGCAGATCAGCAACTACTGTTCCTGCAAGTGTAATATCTTCTGATAAGATTTCTGTTTGAAAAGAAAGCACATCTGTTCTGCGGTTGGCAAAACGCTGATCATCGGTCATGTAAGCAATGGTTCTGCTGAAGTGTACATCTTCTGTGTACGGAACAGGTTTTGCAGGATCACTCACATATTCTGAAGAACTATTGGATGATGTTGGTTTGTTCCAGCTCAAGCCGCCATTTGATTGTAAGAACATAGGCGTCATCTTGACATTAGCTGCGGGCCATTGTGTAAACTTGCGCCATTGATTTTCGCCGGTAAAGAAAATAGTTGCTTCAGCAAGTTGATCAATATTCGCTTTGCCCTCAAGATGATGCATGAAGAATGGCAATTCAATTTCGTTTTGATAATAGGTAGAAGTGTTGCTGCCGAATTTTACGTTACCTAAACTGGTGCCATCGCCTCTGCTCCATTGACCA
The DNA window shown above is from Lacibacter sp. H375 and carries:
- the hisF gene encoding imidazole glycerol phosphate synthase subunit HisF; the protein is MLTKRIIPCLDIKDGRTVKGTNFVDLRDAGDPVELGALYAQQGADELVFLDITATVEKRKTLSELVKRIARHVNIPFTVGGGISTVEDMSVLLNSGADKVSVNTAAFKNPQLINDIALAAGSQCCVLAIDTKKEEDGEWYVYLNGGRTKTDMKCVDWARQGVDLGAGEILLTSMNNDGTKQGFALDITKKLSVELPIPVIASGGAGTMQHFADVFELAYADAGLAASIFHFKEIEIADLKAYLKERNVAVRI
- a CDS encoding TlpA disulfide reductase family protein, with translation MQINMKFIVTICLLMSAALQLQAQQAFQIKGTIRGAKENAKVSLRMDGQDSEAIAESTVKKGKFELKGNITETALYVLSVEGGKQNLGIFLDPSVVTVNAHVDSLQKAVVNGSKTNYEFVRFRQQFDPYFMKLDGFGKQLQNPALQSKQDSIYNLVRNLVAEINTTADTYIQKNNQSPVTPLLLYVIYSVFQQADVLDSNYAKLSEVAQKSFYGRMVGGIVKDNKIGAVGTEAIDFTQADTSGNPISLQSFRGKYVLVDFWASWCGPCRMENPNLVAAYNKFKEKNFTVLGVSLDRDRTKWLEAISQDGLAWTHVSDLKFWSNEAARIYKITSIPQNLLIGPDGKIIGKNLRGEELQVRLEELFK
- the hisIE gene encoding bifunctional phosphoribosyl-AMP cyclohydrolase/phosphoribosyl-ATP diphosphatase HisIE, with the translated sequence MKPDFSKYHDGLLPAIIQDYKTSKVLMLGFMNNDAFIKTEETGKVTFYSRSKQRLWTKGEESGNFLSVKQVLLDCDQDTLLIKAEPAGPTCHTGADTCWSEKNHSDDFLSYLEEIIELRRKSTDGKSYVKSLFDKGINKIAQKVGEEATEIIIEAKDNNEELFLNEGADLLFHFIVLLRAKNVSLQDVIYVLKQRHSHAD
- a CDS encoding C40 family peptidase, with the protein product MTRHLLTYLSAILLLTSCSAVKNAFQPKQSTTASTTVEEKNEVRPEYKRVGSTGSSSSTRQSSIFQTKDVASYSSSLELFSLSQFKYAIRLDVPVETIQNKSLYELIDNWWGTPYRLGGTTQKGIDCSAFVQTLMMGVFAMQLPRTAREQKEVASWIPMDDLKEGDLIFFNTRGGVSHVGVYLHNNKFVHASTSGGVMISDLNETYWSRKLLGAGRVLQNSSPKP
- a CDS encoding beta-N-acetylhexosaminidase, giving the protein MKRFLSIMFVCCTLVASAQEINIIPQPFEVKQPEKGTYTLKQKITWSSNFPDGEGTNAVTNYLAEYLKKYYNIEAVKAKGGKADIVFSSTRMPTGGALAYRLNVSKNGIRIEANFDESAFHAVQSLIQLLPVLQNGTATIPYVQIYDKARFDYRGMHLDVGRHFEPVSFIKKYIDYLALHKINVFHWHLTEDQGWRIEIKKYPELTTIGSKRNGTIIGRYPGKGNDNKPHDGYYTQEEIKEVVAYAKSRFVEVVPEIELPGHSSAAIAAYPSLSCFPNRTTEIPLNMVSLKTVQEAQKGRVKFVQETWGVFDDVFCAGKDETFKFLENVLDEVITMFPSKYVHIGGDECPKTHWKQCPNCQKRMKELKLKDEHELQSYFIQRIEKYLNAKGKTIIGWDEILEGGLAPNAQVMSWRGEAGGIAAAKENHYVIMTPGSHVYFDHKQTANEDSVTIGGFTTVQKVYTYEPVPKELPESQAKFVRGAQANVWTEYMNNSSKIEYMIFPRMAALSEVLWTAKEKRNAADFEKRLLVQFKRYDMWGANYSKAFFDPKSTVEAKK
- a CDS encoding TlpA disulfide reductase family protein, yielding MNKLLSIVLVFAFVNATAQEKKFTVSGTLPPATKKYNVLLSWNNGNGAEEAKVENGKFTINGEIDEPVMATLMLQEANPPAGKVFDMTEYRRNNLTFFLDAGTITIVSKTWLSEAEVKGSAIVNDYYKYQQQTKSLKELEDKIGDVYYSYGQAKNREATNQLMEMFNVSQKLFAAEQLKFVKNNPASPVSLYMVEQSLGMDMDAATAEPMFVLLSEGLRSSEKGKQIAEMINVGKKSMVGVVAADFTQPTADGKNISLSSLRGKYVLVDFWASWCGPCRAESPNLVKAYEKFKPKNFEIFGVSLDQSKDKWLKAIKDDKYTWPQVGDMKGWENAASQQFGILGIPFNMLLDPNGVVIARNLRGEALEKKLEEILK